One window from the genome of Dasypus novemcinctus isolate mDasNov1 chromosome 26, mDasNov1.1.hap2, whole genome shotgun sequence encodes:
- the DALRD3 gene encoding LOW QUALITY PROTEIN: DALR anticodon-binding domain-containing protein 3 (The sequence of the model RefSeq protein was modified relative to this genomic sequence to represent the inferred CDS: deleted 3 bases in 3 codons; substituted 1 base at 1 genomic stop codon): protein MATGRLGVEETLEALNAALGPGGPVWFKETRARHLRARDFLAPRRALQARFGEGQVPERVLRALAGLQGPGVAPVLRCAPTPAGLALQLRRPAVFEHVLGAVAAYAAPAAPAAPGPRVVLHCAALRGAPSALRLGQLRAVLVADYLARALRARGVRVCRVPAVRDPSMPTFLQQLRVDWPAASGARCRPRPPPKPXGSRALAELTFLQDGGAAPPGVLGRVCLKELVGEQGCAAGYDPNLDTCLVTEDLLSVLAELQEAVRHWPTHSSSGLAGAGDAGADNCMVVHVVSCEEEFQQQKLDLLWWKLDGQAPLRQKHLVCGPVKIAGAPGTLTAPEYYDLRYAQVRKAAALKHGGDLTHDPSWSEIFGVLSVATIKFEMLSTAPQSQLSLALAESSVSTKGTKSGTFVMYNCARLATLFDGYKRSMEQGLYPTFPPVSSLDFSLLREEGEWLLLFNSVLPFPDLLNHTADLACTAPGLHVTARTETVCKFLVQLSMDFSSYYNRVHILGEPRPHLFAQMFARLQLLRAVRDVLHAGLAMLGLPPLSYI, encoded by the exons ATGGCGACAGGGCGCCTCGGAGTCGAGGAGACGCTGGAGGCTCTCAACGCGGCTTTGGGGCCCGGCGGGCCCGTGTGGTTCAAGGAGACACGCGCACGCCACCTCCGCGCCCGGGACTTCCTGGCCCCGCGGCGCGCGCTGCAAGCCCGCTTCGGGGAGGGGCAG GTGCCCGAGCGCGTGCTCCGTGCG TTGGCCGGCCTGCAGGGCCCCGGCGTGGCGCCGGTGCTGCGCTGCGCGCCCACCCCCGCCGGCCTGGCGCTCCAGCTGCGGCGGCCCGCCGTCTTCGAGCACGTTCTGGGCGCCGTGGCCGCCTACGCCGCACCCGCCGCGCCCGCCGCACCCGGCCCGCGAGTCGTCCTGCACTGCGCGGCACTGCGCGGCGCC CCCTCGGCGCTCCGCCTGGGCCAGCTGCGCGCCGTGCTCGTGGCCGACTACCTGGCACGAGCTCTTCGCGCTCGCGG GGTTCGAGTGTGCCGGGTGCCCGCTGTGCGGGACCCGAGCATGCCGACCTTCCTGCAGCAGCTGCGGGTAGACTGGCCCGCTGCCTCGGGAGCGCGCTGCAGACCCCGGCCGCCGCCGAAGCCCTGAGGGAGCCGCGCCCTCGCCGAGCTTACCTTTCTCCAAGACGGGGGCGCCGCGCCCCCCGGCGTTCTGGGCAGGGTGTGCCTAAAGGAGCTGGTG GGAGAGCAGGGGTGTGCAGCTGGCTATGACCCCAACCTGGACACCTGTCTGG TTACTGAGGATCTGCTGTCTGTGCTGGCCGAGCTGCAGGAGGCTGTGCGGCACTGGCCTACGCACAGCTCCTCAGGTCTG GCTGGGGCCGGGGATGCTGGTGCTGACAACTGCATGGTTGTACATGTGGTGAGCTGCGAGGAAGAATTCCAGCAACAGAAGTTGGACCTGCTCTGGTGGAAGTTGGATGGCCAGGCTCCTCTTCGACAG AAACACCTGGTCTGTGGCCCAGTCAAAATAGCTGGTGCACCCGGCACCCTGACTGCACCCGAGTACTACGA TCTCCGGTATGCCCAGGTGCGCAAGGCCGCAGCGCTCAAGCACGGCGGGGACCTGACACACG ACCCATCCTGGTCAGAGATCTTCGGGGTTCTGTCTGTGGCCACCATCAAGTTTGAGATGCTCAGCACAGCCCCGCAGAGTCAG CTCTCCCTGGCCCTGGCCGAGAGCAGTGTTTCCACAAAGGGCACCAAGAGTGGCACCTTTGTCATGTATAATTGTGCACGCCTCGCCACACTCTTTGATGGGTACAAGCGCAGCATGGAACAAGGTCTGTACCCTACCTTCCCACCAGTGAGCAGCCTGGACTTTTCACTGCTACGGGAGGAG GGCGAGTGGCTGCTGCTCTTCAATAGTGTCCTCCCTTTCCCAGACCTGCTGAACCACACAGCAGACCTGGCCTGCACTGCCCCAGGGCTCCACGTCACTGCACGCACGGAGACG GTGTGCAAGTTCCTGGTGCAGCTCAGCATGGATTTCAGCTCATACTATAACCGTGTACACATCCTAGGG GAGCCTCGACCACACCTCTTTGCTCAGATGTTTGCCCGTCTGCAGCT